A stretch of the Nitratifractor salsuginis DSM 16511 genome encodes the following:
- a CDS encoding metal-sulfur cluster assembly factor — protein sequence MCDITKEQVYDAIRNVVDPEVGFNLVEMGLIYDAIIDDDCNVKVVMTLSTRGCPLHQMLTQWVKDAVEMRVPGVKNVEVEVVWEPEWNISMADDNVKKALGAL from the coding sequence ATGTGTGACATTACCAAAGAACAGGTTTACGATGCGATCCGCAATGTCGTCGACCCGGAGGTAGGCTTCAATCTGGTGGAGATGGGACTTATCTACGATGCCATTATCGATGACGACTGCAATGTCAAAGTCGTGATGACCCTCTCGACACGGGGCTGTCCATTGCATCAGATGCTGACCCAATGGGTCAAGGATGCGGTGGAGATGCGGGTTCCCGGCGTCAAGAATGTCGAAGTCGAGGTGGTCTGGGAGCCCGAGTGGAATATCTCTATGGCCGATGACAACGTCAAAAAGGCTCTGGGCGCACTCTGA
- a CDS encoding precorrin-2 dehydrogenase/sirohydrochlorin ferrochelatase family protein: protein MSYFPAFFQLEGKRILLVGGGHIAAEKLEKLLDFCKEITIVAAEVSEPVATMAREHCLTLLVRPYRSGEALEYDLVIVATDTVELHRQIFEETRKARVLVNSVDDTRYCDFIFPSYVKRGDLTVAFSTSGASPAFARQIRRWFEQVLPEGVEGFLAQMRKLRSELPKGKERMERFERMAKEYVKENFPSLRN from the coding sequence ATGAGTTACTTTCCCGCCTTTTTTCAACTGGAGGGCAAGCGCATCCTCCTGGTCGGTGGAGGGCATATCGCCGCCGAAAAGCTCGAAAAGCTCCTCGATTTCTGCAAAGAGATCACCATTGTCGCTGCTGAAGTCTCCGAGCCGGTAGCGACGATGGCCCGGGAGCATTGCCTCACGCTCCTGGTCCGGCCCTACCGCAGTGGTGAAGCCCTGGAGTACGATCTGGTGATCGTGGCCACCGATACGGTGGAGCTTCACCGTCAAATCTTCGAGGAGACGCGAAAGGCGCGGGTACTGGTCAACAGTGTCGATGATACCCGCTACTGCGACTTTATCTTTCCCTCCTATGTCAAACGGGGGGATTTGACTGTGGCCTTCTCCACCTCCGGGGCCTCTCCGGCCTTTGCCCGGCAGATCCGCCGATGGTTCGAACAGGTACTCCCCGAAGGAGTGGAGGGATTTTTGGCACAGATGCGCAAACTTCGTTCGGAACTTCCCAAAGGCAAAGAACGCATGGAGCGTTTCGAGCGGATGGCCAAAGAGTATGTCAAGGAGAATTTCCCCTCCCTTCGGAACTGA
- a CDS encoding chaperone NapD, whose product MNISSIVIRCTPEHYDEIKKWCEESGVCEYHFGDKPTGKIIVTIEAEDVNGEIAKLMEIQRVDHVISAEMMMTYQEDLDAAMKELDEAEEVPELLQRCTEEEIDPATVVYHGDLKKKL is encoded by the coding sequence ATGAATATATCGAGTATCGTTATCCGTTGCACACCGGAACACTATGACGAGATCAAAAAATGGTGTGAAGAGAGTGGTGTGTGTGAATACCACTTTGGCGACAAGCCGACCGGCAAGATCATCGTGACCATCGAAGCGGAAGATGTCAATGGGGAGATCGCCAAATTGATGGAGATCCAGCGTGTCGACCACGTGATCTCCGCCGAGATGATGATGACTTATCAGGAGGATTTGGACGCGGCGATGAAAGAGCTCGACGAGGCGGAAGAGGTGCCCGAGCTGCTCCAGCGTTGTACCGAAGAGGAGATTGACCCCGCGACGGTGGTTTACCACGGAGACTTGAAGAAAAAGCTCTGA
- a CDS encoding WD40 repeat domain-containing protein has product MRYLFSLIALLGLVMAGSLPTVAPQRQIEADGAVNDIVLSDDGALIAGTDHGSLQRIDLQSFKVETLLHLPQVKDFMGDKIDDKVFSVDELGGRYLILSDSGQGGFSDLRILENGKVTKLFGAEERHSIVKARFVDKNHILYATLGNEAVLYEIGTGKELYREQLSESKFSDFSMDSRRKRAVFGCESGELTVIETATGKILKRIEKLHVDNVFSVDIRQDWVIAGAQDRRASYYNLSSGEHGYFKSDFLIYAVALSPAAKTAAYAMHDDNSITLYHLDTKTPFALLKGQKSILTRIVFKDETTLFSASHDPSIMLWKIKP; this is encoded by the coding sequence ATGCGGTATCTCTTTTCTCTGATCGCCCTTTTGGGCCTGGTCATGGCGGGATCTTTGCCCACAGTCGCTCCCCAACGTCAGATCGAAGCCGACGGAGCGGTTAACGATATCGTCCTGAGCGACGACGGTGCCCTGATCGCCGGGACCGACCACGGCAGTCTGCAGCGCATCGATCTACAGAGTTTCAAAGTCGAAACCCTGCTCCATCTCCCCCAGGTGAAAGATTTCATGGGGGACAAGATCGACGATAAAGTCTTCAGCGTCGATGAGCTCGGCGGCCGCTATCTGATCCTCAGCGACAGCGGGCAGGGGGGATTCAGCGATCTTCGGATCCTCGAAAATGGCAAAGTCACCAAGCTATTCGGGGCGGAAGAACGCCATAGCATTGTCAAAGCCCGTTTTGTCGATAAGAATCATATTCTCTATGCCACTTTGGGCAATGAAGCGGTCCTCTACGAGATCGGGACGGGCAAGGAGCTCTACCGCGAGCAACTCAGCGAATCGAAATTCTCCGATTTTTCGATGGACAGTCGGCGCAAGCGGGCGGTTTTCGGTTGCGAGAGTGGTGAATTGACCGTGATAGAGACAGCGACGGGAAAAATCCTCAAGCGGATCGAAAAACTCCATGTGGATAATGTTTTCAGCGTAGATATCCGTCAGGATTGGGTCATTGCCGGGGCGCAGGATCGACGAGCTTCCTACTATAATCTGAGCTCCGGTGAGCATGGATATTTCAAAAGCGATTTCCTCATCTATGCCGTCGCCCTCAGCCCTGCTGCCAAGACAGCGGCCTATGCGATGCACGATGACAACTCCATAACCCTTTATCATTTGGATACCAAAACTCCTTTTGCCCTGCTCAAAGGGCAGAAAAGCATCCTGACCCGGATCGTGTTCAAAGATGAGACGACGCTGTTCAGTGCCAGCCACGACCCGAGCATTATGCTCTGGAAAATCAAACCATAA
- a CDS encoding 4Fe-4S binding protein, whose amino-acid sequence MADRREFFRSLACPVREEAPKETAILRPPYAGDLSLFQSRCPTCETHACATACEEEIIVIRADRTPTLNLTEKGCIFCEACAEACEAGVLNLSDGPERVNAFFRIDPKACLAHHDTICFACKEPCIDDAILFNGLYNPVIDEERCTGCGFCMSRCPTQAIDYRVLG is encoded by the coding sequence ATGGCGGACCGGAGGGAGTTTTTCCGCTCGCTGGCATGTCCTGTCCGGGAGGAAGCCCCGAAGGAAACTGCAATTCTACGCCCCCCCTATGCGGGGGATCTTTCTCTTTTTCAGAGCCGGTGCCCTACATGCGAAACGCACGCCTGTGCCACCGCCTGTGAAGAGGAGATCATCGTCATCCGCGCCGACCGGACTCCGACGCTCAATCTGACGGAGAAGGGGTGCATCTTTTGTGAAGCGTGTGCCGAAGCCTGTGAAGCGGGGGTTTTGAACCTGTCGGATGGGCCGGAGCGGGTCAATGCCTTTTTCCGCATCGATCCGAAAGCCTGCCTGGCCCATCACGACACCATCTGCTTTGCCTGCAAAGAGCCCTGCATCGACGACGCGATTCTTTTTAACGGCCTTTACAATCCGGTCATCGACGAGGAACGTTGCACGGGCTGCGGGTTTTGTATGAGCCGCTGCCCGACTCAGGCCATCGACTATCGTGTTCTGGGCTGA